tattattattattataaaatggaGAATTCAAGTGAATCAAACGCTTTAACTGTTATACTCAAAATCTCTTAAgcgttttaaatatttatattatttaaatagtataattttaattatatatattatttttaaattttaaatatataaattatttaatctaaTCACAAGTGCGTCtgaaaaagattttaaattttacttttctaatttttattttaatatatatatatatatatatatatatatatatatatatatatatataatttaatttttatattaaaattaagacaAATTGAAGtaataattagttttttataaaatggctcaatagtttaattttaaaatataataataaatttttctagatTAAAACCTTATTCTCCAATTGCACTATATGGAAAACAGTTGTCAATATGGAAacactttatttattttgcttCTCCTTTCTTTTCTAAACCACAATTCAACGTTCACTTTTATAAGTTTAtagtttttagaaaattcatcagtttatttttattttaaattttattaattagaatattttattattttataaagttcaattgtttagttattttattaaaaaataagtatttattattatataaaattaataagtatatttattattataaattaattatagatttgataataataataataataataattattattattattattatcctaTTTTTAATTTGACATAATTATAtgtcatattttatcttttattaagAATGAGCTTCATTTGattctaaatataatataaataaattattcaataataTGCCTCCCAATTTAATTTTCttgaatatatatttcatttacTTCTCCTTACTTTcaccttttaattaatttattaaagtaCATAACAGTAGCTCAAAATAAATTGTGAACCGTTATCAAAACACACAAAACAGTCATAAACGATTATCAAAACATACAAGACAGAATCACATAATAAAGATgtgataaaataatatatgcgatccaatccaaaaaaaaaattttaaataccttAACACTCAGTTCAATATCAAAACTCGTTCTCCTCTCGACAGGGTGAATTTAAGTACAAAGTGTCTGTTATTAGGCACATTCTAGTGTGCTCTCAATACGCCTGTAATCGCTGAATGAACAACTTATTAGCTGGCAATATCCTTCTTCACGCAATCGATTATATTAGTGCCGAATTATCGAAAAAGATTATATTTACtccaccttcttacagtataaaaggggaAAAATTACAGAGGTAAAAATATACTATTATCCCATATTACTCTTGAATTCTAAATATTACACTCACTCTTCTCTTTAACTTACTGAATTGAGTGTCGGAGTGTCTGTTGTGAACATCCACTGCCACCTCACCTTCTTTTTTTAACAGGTTTAGCATTATACAGTTTAATTCCACGCACGTCATTAATCTAGTTTCAGTAACATcggtttataatttaaaaaaaataaaattttctttatatattttaaatttacatttCATAAACAGTAATCCAAATCCCTGTgattaaacataaaaaaatagtcagattaaattaatttatcataataaAAATTGTCAATTATATCAggtataaattaatttggtcAAATGTAacaattcataattttttttataaatcttaAAAAATCATGCTcctgatttttaataaattactaataaatacaaattaaaaataaatttatttttataatttggcATTGTAGGTTAAATATGCAGAACTTTTATCTATTTGgtcaaattaaagaaaatgatattTAAGTAGAATATAATACTAAAATCTGGGGGTTGTTATTGTTATACTACAACTTAAAAACTGAAAgtgtcttctttttttttttttcaaagctggttatgaaatataatagagtttacataatattttatttctttttatattattattttataaaaatagaataaaaattaaaaaaaaaaaacataaaataactgTATCGATGATACTATACCTTGTTGAATAACCGTATTTAATGGTAGTATTTAgtatttagattaaattaaaatattattttttattatttattatttaataattactattttataaTAGAGTTTGATTGTTGAATTAATAGATATTGAAAAGCTATTTTCCTTAAAgattattgtaaattttatatatttatagtattttatttttttataaatttaaatatttatttttatttttttattattattttatatcgaACGCGTTTACTTTAAatactataaataaataattattaacgattaatttaaatttttatttttatttttattgttattatttaatatgtaaaaaaCTTTGTGCCAAGCCGTGGGATGGTGTCGTACTTGTAATTAACTAAAGCAAAATGTAAACAAAAGTAACGATTAAAGAGTGCTTTTCTAATCTTATTAGCTgtaaaaaactttattttcttctctccaCTCTCGCTTGTCGGCTCCTTAAATACCTATGAACTCTTCCTCTGCACAGAATCTGAGTCTCCACCATAAACtcaatttttcaatttgctTCTCTGTCTCTCTAGCTAAAGCCTAGATCAATCCAAATCCAAGTTTCAGTCATGGAACCAAGTCCAACACTCGTAGCCCAGAAACTCTCTAACATGATACGAGTAGCTTTCTTAGTGATCCAAAATGGTATCTCTAAGACCAAGTTCATGCTTCATCTCCACCTCATTATAAAACGTGGGAAGATCTTAGCAAAGGCCTTGAATGATCTCTTGCTAGAGCATGAAACTTCTCTAAGCTGTCGCTCACATGACTTGCACATGTCATTTGTGTCTCCTGCTGTGGCTGTTGGCTGTAGACCACAAGACGTGCATATGTCATTTGTATCTCCTCGAGACTACGAATTCAGTTGCAGTAGCACTCCAAGTTATCGACCCTACAGGCGCAGAACCCATTATAATCACCGCAAAGACAAGGGATATTACGGAGACACACGCTACCACGCGCCACCGCATGCATGGAATGATGTGGAGTCAGAGACTGGAGATGTGACGGAGGCGTCTGTTAATAATTTGGTGGGTAGGGGATTTGGGTGGAGCCCGGTGGTGAGAGAGGTAAGGATAACAGATTCGCCATTCTCTGTAAGAGATTCTGGTGATCGTGAAGATTGTCCGGTGGACAAAGAAGCTGAGAAATTTATCGAGAGGTTTTACAAGGAGTTGAGGGTACAGAAGCGGATGGCTGCACGTGAAGCAGCTAATAGAAACATGATTTGAAGCTTCTGCCACGGTGGTATCATTTGTCCTACTTCAATGGttgtacatata
The genomic region above belongs to Manihot esculenta cultivar AM560-2 chromosome 3, M.esculenta_v8, whole genome shotgun sequence and contains:
- the LOC110611488 gene encoding uncharacterized protein LOC110611488, with amino-acid sequence MEPSPTLVAQKLSNMIRVAFLVIQNGISKTKFMLHLHLIIKRGKILAKALNDLLLEHETSLSCRSHDLHMSFVSPAVAVGCRPQDVHMSFVSPRDYEFSCSSTPSYRPYRRRTHYNHRKDKGYYGDTRYHAPPHAWNDVESETGDVTEASVNNLVGRGFGWSPVVREVRITDSPFSVRDSGDREDCPVDKEAEKFIERFYKELRVQKRMAAREAANRNMI